The Meriones unguiculatus strain TT.TT164.6M chromosome 16, Bangor_MerUng_6.1, whole genome shotgun sequence genomic sequence GACGCTGGCGAGCCTGCTGCCCTCTGTGGGTTCCTGGCACCACTGTTCATTGACAGAGGGCACAGCACTTCGGACTCTAGTACATGCACGGGAACTGCGTGAGCCTTTGCCCAGCCATGAATGGCGCCCTGTGGTGAAGCTTCTCCAGCTTCCTTTTCCAGGAGCCTTTCCGAGGACACAAAAGGGTCAGGAGCAGCTCGGGCTAGAATCTGCTGTCCCGGTGTCCCAGCCACCTCCAGGTAGAGAGCAGCTGCCCACTCGGGTTCTCTCCTCGCCCCGGGACCCGGAGGTGCCCTCTGACGCTGGATCTGGTCTCTGGCTCCAGCACCATTCCCATGTCCCTGTGTAGAGTGTATGTGGCTCCCAGGAGCGGGGAGCTGGTGATCCCTTCTAGAGAAGCTGAGGTGCTCTAGAACTCAGGTGGCAAGGAGTGTGGGAGGGAGACGGGCCTCAGGATGGTCTAAGGCAGCAGAGTGAGGGCCAGCCTGCAGCGTGACCTCATGACCTAGCCATCCGGCCTCAGGGCCAGCCCTGCCACCATGACAGGCCTGGCCAGCGGGCACTGCTGGCGCTCTGTGGAGTCCTCTCTGAAGCCCGCCAGCCAGAGCCACTGAACCCCAGGATGACAGGGGACAAAGCAGAGGGCGGGAGCTGTGTGTGCGGGCCATCATCCCTGTTTCCGCGCCAGGGCTGTGGGGGTCTGAGGAGCTCGGCTCTCACTCAGGTTGACCCAGTGGGGACCGTGGTACTCTGTGCAAACCCAGGAGCCTCCTCTGTTCTGGCTGACTACACAGCCACATCCTGCCCCAGGCTGGCTGAGCAGTGACCTCACACAAAAGAATGACCGCTCCAGAGGGCACACAGCAAGACCTCACCGCTGCCAAGCCCGAGAATCCTGGCCGAGGCTCACACCACACCAGGGAGCCAGACCCTCCTGCTGACACCCGCACACGCGTACCtgaactcacacacacagctggcTTATACTCCCTCCCTGCAGCTGGGTGCAGATCGGTTCAGACAACTACATGGCACCTGTAAGCACCCCAGCGCCTGCATCCTTGTGTGCACACTcatctgtccaggcagctgtgaATCCCTTGGCACATGTCAGCCACTCCCCATGCCCACTGGCCCAGTGTACCTCACGCACAGTTCGCCTACTGCTGAGCATAGACACAAAGGCGGCGCTTACACCTGCTCCTGcttgcacacacgcatgcatacacacagacacactcacacacaaacacacaatccctctgtctatctgtctgtcttggCTGGTGTCCCAAGTGGCAAGGACTCAAAACCCAGTCTCTCCACTCTGGCTCCATTTGGAGGCCGGGAGAGGCAAGGGCTGGGTGGTCCACACGCTCAGGAGAGCTGCCTGCTCTGCGGCTCAGGGGgcgcccctctgcccctctggaTTCCGAAGGGACCATCCACGGAGGAGCGCCTTGGAGGACGGGGGTCCAGGACGGCGGGGCCTTAGCTGCCATGTTGTGGCCGAGCAGCCACAGACCCAGATGCCCCTGCAGGGCACACAGGAGCGAGCCCCCTGGGGAGGTCAAAAGCAATTCCTCAAGCTGCCAGCTTCCTGGGGCCACACACCCCCAGGGCACTTCCCCATAGAGAAGGGGGTGTTTGTCCCCACCCTcagcagggaagagagagagagaaacctggggtggggaggagcgGGGTGCTGGCAgttgaggaagaaaacagaatgagGTATAAAGGAAGGGGTCTAACGGGGTCCTGGGCGCCTGCTCTCACTCCCCACTCTGCCTCCAGTCCTGACCCCACCACCCACCTTGTCGGCCGACTGTGAGGTGCCAAAGAAGATGGGGATAAAGGCCAGCCAGACAATGCAGGTGGTGTACATGGTGAAGCCGATGGGCTTGGCCTCGTTGAAGGTCTCAGGCACGCCGCGGGTCTTGATGGCGTACACCGTGCACGTGACCATGAGCAGCATGCTGTAGCCCAGCAGGCAGATGAGGGACAGGTCAGAGATGTCGCACTTGAGCACGCCCCTGGCCAGGCGGGGGTCAAGTGTCCGCTGGTCCTGGAAGTCCACCACCGAGTGCGAGGGGTCGACCACAAACCACACGCAGATGCCCAGCAGCTGCAGCGAGATGAGGCTGAAGGTGATGGCCAGCTGCGAGGCCGGGCTGATGAAGCGCGGGGCGCTGACCGACCGCTTGCCCTGCTCGAAGATGCGGTAGATGCGGTTGGTCTTGGTGAGCAGGGCCGCGTAGCTGATGCTCATGCCCAGCCCCAGGAAGATCCGGCGCAGCGAGCACGTGCCCAGGTCCGGCTCCGCGATCATGAGGAAGGTGGTGGCGTAGCACAGGAAGATGCCCGCCAGCAGCACGTAGCTCAGCTCCCGGCCCGAGGCCTTGACGATGGGCGTGTCGTTGTAACGCACGAAGGTGACCACCACGAACAGCGTGGCGGCGATGCCCACCACGGCCAGGAAGAGGGGCAGCACGGCCCAGGGCGAGTCCCACTCCAGCTTGACGATGGGGATGGGCTGGCAGCCCGTGCGGTTCTCCGTGGGCCGCATGTCGTAGGGGCAGGTCTTGCAGGTGTAGCGGTCCACCTGGTACTGGTACCCCGTGCAGGGCTCACAGTGCCAGCAGCAGGCCATGCCCTTCACCGTCTTCTTGCGCTCGCCCGGCTGGCAGGGCAGGCTGCAGATGGAGCGCGGCAGCTGCTGGCCGCTCCCTGGCCACTGCATCCGCTCTATCTGGCAAGGACAGCACCATGGGGCTGGCGTCAGGACGCGCAGGCAGTGCCCAGACCTTACCCCCGCCCCGAGATCTCCACAGCTGCATCAGCCCATCACTGGCCGAAAGCCCGGCTACCTGGACCTCACCAGAGCTGGAATCAGACACCTTATGGTGTGACCCAGACACGGCTAACCTGGGGAGAATTCCAAACCCGACACTCATCCGGAGAAACTGAGTCCAGGGAGCACAGAGGTGATACCTAGCCTGGGTCACGCTAAGCACCAATGCAAAGCCGCAGGAGCCTGGAAACAGTGCTGCCAGGAGGGACTtagacacccccacccccgcacGCCTGTGTGAACAAGCCCCTTCCGTGTGTGAGGGTGCTCTGGGGAGGGGCACAGCTCCACCTGAGCTCCTGCCCAGCGACTCCGGAGTCCTGCTCAGCTGAAAGCAAGAACAAAGATTCAAGCAGAAGACGCTCCATGGTGACCTGGGTGACCACCCCTACATCCGGCTCAGCGTGCGAGCCCGGCACCCAGGCGCTGGGGATGGCGGCTGCTGGAAGCAAAGCGAGCCAGGGGAGGCTTGGCAGGCCCTCCCAAACCCCTTCCAGCACGGGGCGGGGGAGTGACCCAGTGGCCTGCAGGTGCTGGGCCAGGGAGCTCCTTGAACCTGGGGAGGCCTGGTCAAAGGGAGTGCCAGAAGGGCAGGGAGGCTGCCACCTTGTCCTGGAGCAGCAAGCCTGGCCTAAAGGgacagagagagtgtgtgtgtgtgtgtgtgtgtgtgtgtgtgtgtgtgtctgtgggtctgtgtgtctgtgtgtgtgtctgtgtgggtctgtgtgtctgtgtgggtctgtgtgtgtgtgtgtgggtctgtgtgtgtgtgtgtgggtctgtgtgtctgtgtctgtgtgggtctgtgtgtgtgtgtgtgtctgtgtgtctgtgtgtctgtgtgggtctgggggggtctgtgtctgtgtgggtctctgtggggggtggtctgtgtgtgtgtatgggtctATGAAtctgtagctgtgtgtgtgtgtctgtgtgtctgtgtgggtctgggggggtctgtgtctgtgtgtgtgtatgggtctATGAAtctgtagctgtgtgtgtgtgtctgtgtgtctgtgtgggtctgggggggtctgtgtctgtgtgtgtgtatgggtctATGAAtctgtagctgtgtgtgtgtgtctgtgtgtctgtgtgggtctgggggggtctgtgtctgtgtgggtctgtggggggtggtctgtgtgtgtgtatgggtctATGAAtctgtagctgtgtgtgtgtgtgtgtgtgtgtgtgtgtatgttttcctgAGTGCCCTCTCCTGTAGAAACGTGCCTGGCTGGCTGAGGCTATTCCGAGGGCTCCAGAACTGGGCAGAAGGGAATGGGGAGGGCAAGGTACACAGGAAGCCCAATGGAGAGGTTGTCCTGGGCTCTGGGTATTATGGGATGTGTCATGCTAGCAGCCAATGGGAGCAGTGACTGAACAGCAGTCCTGGGAGAATGATGAGATCGCAGGAAGACAGTGGCTGTTCCCTGGTCCCCATAAAGATAGACTAGTCCTAGGCCCCCTGAGAAAACCCTGGACCATGTGTTCCAGGGCCACTGGTAGGAGGCCACCTTGTCACTTGTTACCTCCTGAGTCTGCCGCAGGGACCTCAGTGGCACCCTACCAGGCCAGCTGCCTCCACCTGCAGATGCCCTCAGCAGGCTGGGCCCTCTCAGTCAGCTCCAGGAAGCCTGCTGCGGCAACTTGGGCAACCTAAACCTAGTCACACAGGGAGCAGACTGGGAGGCCCAGCCCTCACCACTGACTCGGTCCCTTCCTCACAGACCAGGACACCCAGGACCGTGCCCCGGGCTGGGCCAAGCTGGAACTTGGGGACAGACAGACTGGTGGGGAGGGAAGAGCAGACTTTCAGAACTatacacacacccctccccagcCTTCAGGCCAAGCATCTATGAAACAGGGACAGGACAATGTCCGTCTCACAGAGCTCCCAGCCGTCAGCAAGACACATGGTTAGGACTGCAGCTGTGGAGATGGGTGCATGTGCGAACGAGCCAGGCTGCCGTGTGGATGGGCCTGGCTGCTGCTGTCCCCTGCACACAGCACACCCTGACCTGCCTCCTCTCTAGCTGGCGTCCAGGGAACCTTGCTACAGGTTCTGTCCCTCCAAGCTGGGTGACCTCAGGAAAATCCCTGCCAAAGGACAGCGTCCTGAGACATTTGCTCCATGGAGAAGGCTCTGAGGCCTGGCCTGAGGGACGCATGCTGGGCAGGGCTCCTGGGGGCCCTCGCCTGGAAGAGACTGCGGGGTGTCGTGCCTTGCCCACTGGGAGCTGACCGAGCCCCAGACAATGCCCTGCTGGGTACCACCCCAAGAGCAGGAAGGAAAGCCACAGCATCTCTGGGTAAGCCAGGACGGTGTGACAAGTCTGGGTCACAGAATCCGTGAAGAAGCAAAAGCCTCCGTGGGAGGCCTGAGCAGCTCAGGTAGCTGGGTGTCGGCCAGTGACCTCCAGCCCAGCCTGCCCCTGCGCTGTGTGCCCATGCTCCCTCCCCGTCCGTGCTTACTCTGAGGTGCAGGTGGTCGGTCCAGGAGCCGATGACCTTGTACTCGGCTGAGCCGTTGCGCACCTGGTACTGATAGATGTCGTACCGGCCGGGTGCGTCTCCGTTCTCATTGAAGGTCACAGGGTTCCCGGCAATGCCTGCACGGGAGGGCTTGGCTGAGCCTCCACCCGGGCCCAGGCTGGCTTAGCAACTCCACCAAGAGGCATCTCGGGGAGGATTCCTGCACAGAACATCTGAAGGGCCGCTAGCCACCATTCCCTCCCCAGAGCCCCGCGGCTGCTTGGCCCGGGCCTCCCCAGGGTCAAGCAGGCCCTTGCCCCATGCCCCACCTGAGAAGTTGACGTTTCTGATGTACTTGAGCAGCTGGGTGCCATCCACGGGGTCCATGCGAGGACAGAGGCCCACACGGCCAGGACACAGGTCACGGTGCATGGCGTGCAGCGCGTGGCCCATGGCGTACACGGCGTCAATCACGAACTGGACCTTCCCCTCCTGCTCATAGGCCGAGTCCTGCCCGATGCGCTCCCGGTCTGTGGGGGGACACCACGCCGGGCACCCATGAGGCCCTCGGAGCCCAGCAGGGCAGGGGAGCCAGGGCCTACCCCTGCCTCAGCGCAGCCAGCCCTCCCGATCTGACGGCCTGTGGCTACTGCACCAGCCTGAGGTGTATCGGAAGAGGGTGACCCAACGGGCCCGGAAGGTGACCCCAGACCCACAGCCCTATGCTAATGAGGCCCTTGACTGCCACCTTCAGCGGCAATGACCCGCTAGTATCtgctagccctctgtcagctgaCCTGAGGTCACCAGGGAAATAGCTGGCCCCCACAGGCTTGGGAACAGCCAGGAGAGGAGCTTGCGTGTCTCCCAAGGGTCGTGGTGTCCTGAAAGCAGCTCACCAGGGGCTGCCACGCAGAACACGACACCCTCTTCCTAAGACACAGGCAGAAGGAGGCCTGAAGAGGCTACACCTGGGCTCCGATGCCCTCAGTGGCTTCTGGTCACCGGACACCAGGCATTGCCATCATCCCTACCCAAGCCTCCCCACTTCAGCCGCCCCAGGAGCTGGGGTGAGGGAACCCGCCCACCAGCAGCCTTCTCACTGCCGGAGTgcccccagcccccccccccgcacacctCCCCGTGGCAGGGCACGACCCTCCCGGCGAAACAGCTGCCACATCCACCAGGCCAGCTGTGGAGGGACGCTGGTGTCACTGGACCCTCACGTGCGGGTCAAGCCTCGCCTCCCAGCCACTCCAATGCAACTCTTCCCTAATTACATGCGGCCTTGGGCTCCAGGGAGGTTTAGAGTGGACAAGCTGGGGGACATGAAAGGAAGGGGGCTCAGTCTCTGTGGCCACGGAGGAACTGAGGGCAGAGCTTCCGCTGCACTCACCCCCATTCCTGACTGTAACCCCTCGTCCCTACTCTGTAAGTAGCCTGGTCCACCGCGCATCTCCTGCTCAGCTGCCCTGTGCTAGCTCCTGAGCGTCCAGAGGTCTGGGTGTCCCTAACCGTCAGGGGCCTATGGCGTCTACCAACCCTTTTCCAGCAATGAGACTGGGGGACGATGAGGTGCGGGTGGGTGACCAGCCAGTGTCATCTAGCTATGAGTGGTCAGAAAGGGGCTTTGGAAGTGACAGCAGCGACCCCTGGACTGCCACATCCAGGAAGTCTCCCTAGAGGCGGTAGCTCCTGGTCTGGGTCCACCATGACACTGATTTTAAAAACTGTCTTCCAGGATCTGCTGAGCTCCTGTGAGCAGGCGCTGGGCTGAGAGCCCTGTCCGAGTCTGGCATTGCGGAGCAGCTCACTGGATTCCTTACTGCTTCTGTTTAcacttatttatgtgtatgtgttgtctgcatgtatgcagtGGAACATTGTGTGTCATGGAGGCGAGGAGAGAGAATCAGGCCCCCTGGATGGAgctgtcgtgtgggtgctggtaactgaccgggtcctccggaagagcagcgagtgctgtTAAccaccagctctccagcccccttaatcctttttaaaattacatttactgATTACGTGTGGAGCTCACGGCCTGCAGTCCAGGTGTGGGTGTCAGGGAGCAACCTGGAGGGGTTAGGTCCCAGTTTCCACTGTGCGGGTCtcaggactgaactcaggacccctgacCTCGCTGACATGAGTGATTAGTCCCTTGGCCGCGATGGAGAGACTAAGGCACAGAAATGCTGGGCAACAACCAGGGTCCCAGCAGGAGGCGGCTGCAGGCATTCTAACCCCGGGCCTGAGCTTGGGAAGAAAGCTGGTAAAAGGGTCCAGAGACGCAGCGGTGTTGGGACAGGGGCCCCCGGCTACTCGCAAGCCATGTACCCTACACGCTGCCTTGACACAAGCAGAAAAAGGCCATGATGGCTGTCTCAGCCACACTCCCAGATCCCTGCCCAAGGACACAAGCCGTGCCGTGAAGCACAGCCCTAGGGTGACAGGGGAATGTGCAGAGGCCAGGTGGGTAGGCTggcacccacccaccccacccctccctaGGAACTTTGGAGATCAACATGTCCATCCCCCTGCCCAGGGCACCGCAGAAGCAGACCCGAGGTCGGGAGGACTCAACACACATCTCTAGAGTGTCCACTCTCCAGTCCCCTCACACCAGGAGAGACACTGCTAGTCTCCTGGAACCAGAAGGCAGGGCTGATGGGCTATGGCACGGTGGTGACAGGTCACTTAGCTCTGCTGGCCAGG encodes the following:
- the Grm4 gene encoding metabotropic glutamate receptor 4 isoform X2, with amino-acid sequence MGSDSWGSKSAPVLRLEEVAEGAVTILPKRMSVRGFDRYFSSRTLDNNRRNIWFAEFWEDNFHCKLSRHALKKGSHIKKCTNRERIGQDSAYEQEGKVQFVIDAVYAMGHALHAMHRDLCPGRVGLCPRMDPVDGTQLLKYIRNVNFSGIAGNPVTFNENGDAPGRYDIYQYQVRNGSAEYKVIGSWTDHLHLRIERMQWPGSGQQLPRSICSLPCQPGERKKTVKGMACCWHCEPCTGYQYQVDRYTCKTCPYDMRPTENRTGCQPIPIVKLEWDSPWAVLPLFLAVVGIAATLFVVVTFVRYNDTPIVKASGRELSYVLLAGIFLCYATTFLMIAEPDLGTCSLRRIFLGLGMSISYAALLTKTNRIYRIFEQGKRSVSAPRFISPASQLAITFSLISLQLLGICVWFVVDPSHSVVDFQDQRTLDPRLARGVLKCDISDLSLICLLGYSMLLMVTCTVYAIKTRGVPETFNEAKPIGFTMYTTCIVWLAFIPIFFGTSQSADKLYIQTTTLTVSVSLSASVSLGMLYMPKVYIILFHPEQNVPKRKRSLKAVVTAATMSNKFTQKGNFRPNGEAKSELCENLEAPALATKQTYVTYTNHAI